A portion of the Lolium rigidum isolate FL_2022 chromosome 1, APGP_CSIRO_Lrig_0.1, whole genome shotgun sequence genome contains these proteins:
- the LOC124692081 gene encoding serine/threonine-protein kinase STY46-like, which yields MPPPPSQAGKEWEEGTGESSSPPRSSSGHHDLRHKIFERLAGKQGKSDPSSFWVKLCAHFDRLPDRYLTDLGVDKAEDVLLHRRVLDEVQNGNLPVFEARFIEYIQVQPKSEGTYPDCDDPTQRLLLEDLTLERIHVADTTVSMSSPSRDSGPILVHEIIFSSFDKPKLLMRLTSLLSEVGLNIREAHVYSTTDGFCLDVFVVDGWDTEDTGALIATIKENLKQKNGASSNSASTSSSGKVLELRQQVGDCEVDWSMLTMTEKIGSGSYADLYRGTYAGYDVCIKVLRITHFDSPSEVEFLQQALILRRVNHENILKFYGTCTGRPKWFGIVTEYMPGGNLYDFLHKQNGVLGLLVILKTGIQISKGMEYLHQNSIIHRDLKTANILIGQNQVVKIADFGVARLGSQEGHMTAETGTYRWMAPEIINHMPYDHKADVFSFAIVLWELVTLKIPYDNMTPLQAVLGVRQGLRLEIPPGTHPGLSELIEQCWDEDPDERPVFAEITVQLEDILHEVQPPKVAHRRSKGKMQKKYSDRAKEKNRGLS from the exons ATgcccccgccgccgtcgcaagcTGGGAAGGAGTGGGAGGAGGGGACGGGCGAGAGCTCGTCGCCGCCCAGGTCCTCCAGCGGCCACCACGACCTACGGCACAAGATATTCGAGCGCCTGGCCGGCAAACAGGGGAAGTCTGATCCTTCGTCGTTCTGGGTCAAGCTCTGCGCGCACTTCGACAGGCTGCCGGACAGGTACCTGACAGACTTGGGTGTGGACAAGGCCGAGGACGTGCTGCTCCACCGGAGGGTCCTCGACGAGGTCCAGAACGGCAACCTCCCCGTCTTCGAAGCTCGCTTCATAGAG TACATTCAAGTTCAACCGAAATCCGAGGGTACCTATCCTGACTGTGATGATCCAACACAAAGGTTATTACTAGAAGACCTCACTTTGGAGAGGATACATGTCGCCGACACCACGGTCTCTATGTCTTCCCCATCAAG GGATTCAGGACCTATCCTTGTTCATGAGATCATCTTCTCTTCCTTCGACAAGCCCAAGCTCCTTATGCGG CTGACTTCATTGCTATCTGAAGTCGGACTCAATATTCGTGAAGCTCATGTTTACTCCACAACTGATGGCTTTTGTTTGGATGTTTTTGTTGTTGATGGGTGGGACACAGAG GATACAGGTGCGTTGATCGCGACAATCAAGGAAAATCTAAAACAAAAAAAT GGAGCATCATCTAACTCAGCAAGTACTTCATCCTCGGGGAAAGTACTTGAGCTACGACAACAGGTTGGAGATTGTGAAGTCGACTGGAGCATGCTAACAATGACGGAAAAGATTGGGTCTGGGTCTTATGCGGACTT ATATAGAGGAACATATGCTGGTTATGATGTTTGTATAAAGGTACTCAGAATCACACATTTCGACAGCCCTTCAGAAGTTGAGTTCTTGCAGCAAGCGCTCATTCTAAG GAGAGTTAATCATGAAAATATCCTTAAATTTTATGGGACATGCACAGGTCGTCCAAAGTGGTTTGGCATTGTAACAG AATACATGCCTGGAGGGAATTTATATGACTTTCTACACAAGCAAAATGGTGTTTTAGGCCTCCTTGTGATTCTAAAGACTGGTATCCAAATCTCAAAAGGAATGGAATATCTGCATCAGAATAGCATAATTCATAGAGATCTGAAGACTGCAAACATTCTCATAGGCCAAAATCAA GTTGTGAAGATTGCAGACTTTGGTGTGGCTCGACTTGGTAGTCAGGAAGGACACATGACTGCTGAAACTGGAACTTACAGATGGATGGCACCCGAG ATTATTAACCATATGCCTTATGATCACAAAGCAGATGTATTCAGCTTTGCTATTGTTCTATGGGAGTTGGTTACATTAAAG ATCCCTTATGATAACATGACACCCTTGCAAGCCGTATTGGGAGTAAGGCAG GGATTACGCTTGGAGATCCCACCAGGCACGCACCCGGGATTGTCGGAACTGATTGAACAGTGCTGGGATGAAGATCCTGACGAACGACCAGTTTTTGCGGAGATCACCGTCCAACTCGAGGACATCCTACACGAAGTTCAG CCGCCCAAGGTAGCCCATCGACGTTCAAAAGGAAAAATGCAAAAGAAATATAGTGATAGAGCGAAAGAAAAAAACAGAGGACTATCCTAG
- the LOC124692094 gene encoding glycine-rich RNA-binding protein RZ1A-like, with amino-acid sequence MSDADDYRCFVGSLSWNTTDVDLKDAFGKFGRVTETKVVLDKFSGRSRGFGFVTFDDKKSMEEAVEGMNGIDLDGRNITVERAQPQGSGRDRDGDRDRYGGGGGRDFGGGRGGGRGGGGDCYKCGKPGHFARECPSGDGGDRYGGRDDRYSSRDDRYGGRDGGRDDRYGGRDGGRDDRYGGSNGSSRYGPDRGGDRYSGSRDGGSRDGGSRSGGGGGDRYSRDRSGPYDRRSRDEY; translated from the exons ATGTCGGACGCGGATGACTACCGTTGCTTCGTCGGGAGCCTTTCGTGGAACACTACCGATGTGGATCTGAAGGATGCGTTTGGGAAGTTTGGTCGTGTTACTGAGACCAAG GTGGTTCTTGACAAATTCTCTGGCCGATCACGTGGCTTTGGATTTGTAACTTTTGATGACAAGAAGTCTATGGAAGAGGCTGTTGAGGGTATGAATGGAATCGATCTGGATGGAAGGAATATTACTGTTGAAAGAGCACAGCCTCAAGGTTCAGGCAGGGACCGTGATGGAGATAGAGACAGgtacggtggtggcggtggccgtgATTTTGGAGGTGGTCGTGGTGGgggtcgtggtggtggtggtgattgcTACAAATGTGGCAAGCCTGGCCATTTTGCAAGGGAGTGCCCttctggtgatggtggcgacaggtATGGTGGCAGGGATGACAGGTATAGTAGCAGGGATGACAGGTATGGTGGCAGGGATGGAGGCAGAGATGACAGGTATGGTGGCAGGGATGGTGGCAGAGATGATAGGTATGGGGGTAGCAATGGAAGCAGCCGCTATGGGCCTGACCGTGGTGGTGATCGCTATTCTGGGAGCCGTGATGGAGGAAGCCGTGATGGAGGAAGCcgcagtggtggcggcggtggcgataGATACAGCCGTGACAGGTCTGGACCGTATGATCGTCGCAGCCGTGATGAATACTGA